From the Anabaena cylindrica PCC 7122 genome, one window contains:
- a CDS encoding helicase-related protein, which produces MPRIFDNIELQLLPILRDTLQISYRADFCVGYFNLRGWRKIDDLIEQYVGGDLACCRLLIGMQSLPSDEVHAAFTLGTGEGRIDNSAIVRFKKRMASEFRQQLTIGAPTNQDEAGLRRLSHQLKTKKLIIKLFLRHSLHAKLYLVHRHDPNTPTVGFLGSSNLTLPGLANQGELNLDVLDHDACNKLQKWFDDRWKDYGCIDISQELAQIIDESWARPESIPPYHIYLKIAYHLSHEAIAGLSEFRIPHEFNNLFEFQKAAVQLAARHVTRRGGVIIGDVVGLGKTLVGTALAKILQEDCYLETLIICPKNLVQMWQEYVDKYRLYAKVMPISKVQNQLPDLRRYRVVLIDESHNLRNREGKRYRAIAEYIAANESKCILLSATPYNKTYLDLSSQLRLFVPEDENLGFRPEALINQLGGGTLGELEFIKKHQCSVRSLAAFEKSEHPDDWRELMKRYMVRRTRSFIKDNYANVDETGRKYLKFADGSRSFFPDRTPRTIKFTLENSNSDPYSRLYSESIVEAINQLNLPRYGLGNYIIAKHKQPPKEAEQRLLNSLFRGGRRLMGFSRTNLFKRLESSGIAFIQSIERHILRNFIYLYAIEQGLDIPIGTQDAELLDTRNNDEDADSVAATLFDTETEDDDSSTEPLQEEAGNMSVTEKSFRQKAETIYQEYTTRYQRRFKWLRSILFDVKRLKRDLLADAKALINILQEFGEWKPQTDTKLAALVNLLTKTHLNEKVLIFTQFADTVHYLTENLQTRNIPNLAKVTGQSKNPTEITGRFSPVSNGKREQVTSKQEVRILIATDILSEGHNLQDCAIIVNWDLPWAIIRLIQRAGRVDRIGQNAEKILCYSFLPAEGVERIINLRGRLRQRLQENAEVVGTDEAFFEDDSTQVILDLYNEKSGILDGEEDAEVDLTSEAFQIWKKATDNNPALKKTIEEMSNVVYSTRAHTPQLVQPEGVLLYMKTTDSNDSLIYVDREGNSVTQSQLGVLRAAACAESTPAIPKNQQHHELVKKGAELIADEEKNAGGQLGRPSGARFRTYERLKSYAQEMKGTLFVTEELLKAVDEIYRYPLRQSAIDTLNRQLRSGISNQQLAELVVALRMDDRLCIVSEEVEKREPQIICSLGLFQV; this is translated from the coding sequence GTTGTCGGTTGCTAATCGGGATGCAAAGTTTACCCAGTGATGAAGTTCATGCCGCATTCACCCTTGGTACTGGTGAAGGAAGAATTGATAACAGTGCTATTGTCCGCTTCAAAAAACGCATGGCCTCTGAATTTCGCCAGCAGTTAACTATTGGTGCGCCTACTAATCAAGATGAAGCTGGATTGAGGCGGTTAAGTCACCAACTAAAAACCAAGAAATTAATTATTAAACTGTTTCTGCGTCACTCTCTTCACGCCAAATTATATCTTGTCCATCGTCATGACCCAAACACACCCACAGTAGGATTTTTAGGCAGCAGTAACCTCACACTTCCCGGTTTGGCAAATCAAGGAGAATTGAACCTTGATGTTTTAGATCATGATGCTTGTAATAAATTACAAAAATGGTTTGATGACCGTTGGAAGGATTACGGTTGTATAGATATTTCTCAAGAACTAGCCCAAATTATTGATGAGAGTTGGGCAAGACCAGAATCAATACCTCCTTACCATATTTATCTCAAGATTGCTTACCATTTATCCCATGAAGCGATCGCCGGACTTTCCGAATTTCGCATCCCTCATGAATTTAACAACTTGTTTGAGTTCCAAAAAGCAGCAGTGCAGTTAGCAGCGCGTCATGTTACCAGGCGCGGGGGCGTAATAATTGGTGATGTGGTGGGTTTAGGGAAAACTTTAGTGGGAACTGCCCTAGCGAAAATATTACAGGAAGATTGTTATTTAGAAACACTGATTATTTGCCCCAAAAACTTAGTGCAGATGTGGCAGGAGTATGTAGACAAATATCGGCTATACGCTAAGGTAATGCCAATTAGCAAAGTCCAGAATCAATTACCAGACTTACGCCGATACCGGGTTGTATTAATTGATGAAAGTCACAATTTACGTAATCGAGAAGGAAAACGTTATCGGGCAATTGCCGAATATATCGCCGCTAATGAAAGTAAATGTATTCTTTTATCTGCAACTCCTTATAATAAAACTTATCTAGACCTTTCTTCCCAATTGCGGCTATTTGTGCCAGAAGACGAAAATTTGGGATTTAGGCCAGAAGCTTTAATTAATCAACTGGGTGGCGGAACATTAGGAGAATTAGAATTTATTAAAAAGCACCAATGTTCTGTACGTTCTTTAGCAGCCTTTGAAAAAAGCGAACATCCTGATGACTGGCGAGAATTGATGAAACGCTACATGGTACGGCGGACTCGTTCATTTATTAAAGATAATTATGCCAATGTTGATGAAACTGGGCGTAAATATTTAAAATTTGCAGATGGCAGTCGTTCTTTTTTCCCAGACCGCACACCTCGTACCATTAAATTTACCTTAGAAAATTCCAATTCAGATCCATACTCTCGACTTTATTCTGAATCAATAGTAGAAGCAATTAATCAACTTAATTTACCTCGCTATGGGCTTGGTAATTACATTATTGCCAAACATAAACAACCGCCTAAAGAAGCCGAACAACGCCTACTAAATAGTTTATTTCGCGGTGGTAGAAGATTGATGGGTTTTTCCCGTACCAACTTATTTAAACGGTTAGAAAGTAGCGGTATTGCTTTTATTCAATCAATTGAACGCCACATTTTACGTAACTTCATTTATTTATATGCGATAGAACAGGGTTTAGATATTCCTATTGGTACTCAGGATGCGGAGTTATTAGATACTAGGAATAATGATGAAGATGCTGATTCTGTTGCAGCAACTTTATTTGATACAGAAACAGAGGATGATGATTCCAGCACCGAACCTCTGCAAGAGGAAGCGGGAAATATGAGTGTAACAGAAAAGAGTTTTCGTCAAAAAGCAGAAACAATTTACCAAGAATATACAACCAGATATCAACGGCGATTTAAGTGGCTGCGTTCTATACTATTTGATGTTAAAAGACTAAAACGTGATTTATTAGCAGATGCCAAAGCTTTAATCAATATCTTACAAGAATTTGGGGAATGGAAACCTCAGACAGATACAAAACTTGCTGCCCTAGTTAACCTTTTAACCAAAACTCACCTTAATGAGAAAGTCCTAATTTTCACGCAATTTGCAGATACAGTTCACTATCTAACTGAGAATTTGCAAACTAGAAATATTCCTAATTTAGCTAAAGTTACAGGACAATCTAAAAATCCCACAGAAATCACTGGCAGATTTAGCCCTGTGAGTAATGGTAAACGAGAACAGGTGACATCAAAACAAGAAGTGCGTATTTTAATTGCCACCGATATTCTCAGCGAAGGCCATAACTTACAAGATTGTGCAATTATTGTTAATTGGGATTTACCTTGGGCAATTATTCGCTTAATTCAAAGGGCGGGACGGGTAGATAGAATTGGACAAAATGCAGAAAAAATTCTCTGTTATTCTTTTCTCCCAGCCGAGGGAGTAGAACGCATTATTAATTTACGGGGCAGACTCCGCCAAAGACTCCAAGAAAATGCCGAAGTAGTAGGAACAGATGAAGCATTTTTTGAAGATGATTCTACTCAAGTAATTCTTGATTTATATAATGAGAAATCGGGGATTTTGGATGGTGAAGAAGATGCAGAAGTAGATTTAACTTCGGAAGCATTTCAGATTTGGAAAAAAGCCACTGACAATAACCCAGCTTTGAAAAAGACAATTGAAGAAATGTCCAATGTTGTTTATTCTACCCGCGCCCATACCCCCCAACTTGTGCAACCAGAGGGGGTATTACTTTACATGAAAACCACTGATAGTAATGATTCATTAATTTATGTTGACAGGGAAGGTAACAGCGTTACTCAATCCCAATTAGGAGTTCTCCGGGCGGCGGCTTGTGCAGAATCTACACCAGCTATACCTAAAAATCAACAGCACCATGAGTTAGTGAAAAAGGGTGCTGAATTAATTGCTGACGAAGAAAAAAATGCTGGGGGGCAGTTGGGAAGACCTTCTGGTGCAAGGTTTCGTACCTATGAACGACTTAAAAGTTACGCACAGGAGATGAAAGGTACACTTTTTGTTACCGAGGAACTCCTGAAAGCAGTTGACGAAATTTATCGTTATCCTTTGCGGCAGTCAGCGATAGATACTCTCAACCGTCAATTGCGAAGTGGTATCAGTAATCAGCAGTTGGCGGAATTGGTGGTAGCACTGCGGATGGATGACCGCTTGTGCATTGTCAGTGAAGAAGTAGAGAAGCGAGAACCCCAGATTATTTGTTCATTGGGATTATTTCAAGTGTAA